Sequence from the Metopolophium dirhodum isolate CAU chromosome 2, ASM1992520v1, whole genome shotgun sequence genome:
ttttatgaattcaatTCGAAAATATcactttttgtttgttatttttttaattacgttaAGCTATCATACgtagtttattatttagatgaaatcataataatatttaacaccgTTTCAATGTTAAACTacccatttatttttaaatacgtgTATAAACAGTTTAATTACTTTTTGACCAAAAGAACATCTACCGATTGTTATACTTTAAtgactttatttaaaatatatgaaaataatcaatattgttataataagtaTTGGTAGATATATGATTACCCAAACTAATGAGtggcataatataattatgtattggaaatttgaaaaatgaatttttaataaattatagaaaatccTTACGGGAATTAAAATtacgtaatttaatattttccaaaaacatttataaatggatagtaatacaattaaaatcttaatgtacaacataatttaatattttttttcaatttttcacaaattctagtgtaaattaattaattattaatgtcaacaaatttaaagttcattatatttattattattaattttgatcaataatattatgaattctttaaaatatgtcatgttttttataaatttaaaaaaactagctAATACTTTAGTATATCACACCGCTTTAACAAAATCCATTTAATCATAAAACCCGTAATAcagaaaacttttttaattattttaaatcatcattAAATCGACTCTTCGGTGTATCTATacatatcattgtattatataaacaagTAGAAAGTTTGtaaatgattatgttttaaCTTGGATAATCTGAGGGTTTTACTGTATTAATGATTTGATATAAAACACAATCATTCGGGTAACTAttagaattgtatttattaaaaaaaaataacgcgttgaattcattttttccaaattaatgttcaggaaaaatattgaaaaatgtcacGGAAAATGGAAAAAACGGTTACTAGTTCAAAGAGTCCATCCAACCCGTATGGAAaagataaaacataaaaataaattaacagtgaCACGCGATCGAATTTTCGGGAAAAAGTTGTCACGGCGCATCGTATATGCAATTTTGCTACACTCATGCGTGCGTGCGTtcctcatatattattttttatccgtACTGCTGTGTCGCGTCGGTTGTACCATCACGAGCACgcgaatgatatattatttttattactattgtgttataatatattgtcatttttattttttacatttctacattacttttttttatccaacGACGAtgttaaattcttatttttcgTGTATTTGGACTTTGACAAGACAATGTTTAGTACATACGACTACGAGTGTACAGGGCGAGCCACCGCTTGTTCCCGGGTTAACTTTCCCGTCAAAAAACATGCCATATGCGTGTTGTGTTTTGACGCCGGCTTTGAGAGCATTTAACGAATTCCGATAATttctgcaatataatataaactagaCCTATACTACCCCGTTGACATAATTTTGTAGTGCGTGTCGTcgtgcgttattattataaaccgcTGTTGTTTACGACAGCCAAAAgcccaataacaataataataataataacaacaataatacgtAACTGGCCGATAAACGACACGCTCACGCGATGGCGAACTGTGCTCGGCGGTTGAAATAAAGAGCACGAGGTCTGCGGTAAAGCGAAATATTATCATCGCATTcggtaacataaataaatataattattattattatacagctgcTACGACAGTGTACGTGGTATATTAACCTATTACTCGCCGGTCAGGCGTTTTCCGACCAGAACTATCGTCCCGacacattattatgtttttcggTAGCAATCTCGCCCGAGGGGTgacgaaaatatgaaaattaaacacacacacacacacgtgtatATTATTTGCGCAAGCGTGGAGAGCAGGTGTGGTCGAACATTTTTCGGGTCGACGGGAGCAGAACTATAGATTGAAGGGATGAGAGGGGGTCGGTCTATATTGGGCGGCGAACGGAggataatttactatatataccatattatattatatcgttttggTCGCGTATACACAAActcgtgttatataatattatataactaagcCGCAGTCGTGCTCGTCgtgtgtataataggtacccgGTCACAGTCAGTGTGCGGCGGGGGAATCGATGGTCGAGGGTGGAGGACGCGTGAAAAGGTAATGCCCGATTGAACGCGGACGATTGTCCGATCgtcgtaatatattaaatgattatctGCGTttcgttttcgtttttttttacattttaaaatttatatggttatattttattattattatgtattattattttgttttcgctCCTCCACGATACATCATCCAGCCCACGCTATGATTTGACAAAAGCAGGTATTCACCCCCCCCCAACCTTGCCACCCTCTAAACATAGTCAGTATAATTCCATCTCCCTCCCCGATTTCACGTCGAAGTTTCCACGCCGCGGTCGTCGTCTTTGTCGTCGTCGCTTAATGACAATGCCACCGTCAGTATACTTCTCCTCCCGTTCGTGtagtgcaatatattatattataataatagttatagtattatattagcGTAACGTAGTACTCCGTGAACAATgcaaattaaaaagtaattaattactgGATGGTATGGTTCAATGTCGGAATGCCGTGGCGCGATTAGACATTGattttttacaacaattattCGTAACGGCGGAAAATTAACGACAAGTCTATATTGTGTTATCTAAACGATGAAATCACCAAGCTGCGTCAGTTCGTGTTTGCTGTTATTAAACTACAGTAAAACTCGCTTAAGACGCTCTCGCTTAAGACGCTTTCCCGCATAAGACGCTGTTTTTAGTCGGTCCCTAGACATTTCCTATACTAGTCAATGTAAAAATCACCTGTTAAGACGCTCAGTTTTTCTCTGTCTAATCGGGTAAAACGCTCTTTTTTTCAGCAGATTACGATAAATTTTAGtagttttgtgaaaataaaaatagaatttttagtattatacgtgttcttatcgttttattttatcgctatacctattttatcattacttattataacagttttacTGTATTTCATCGTCTTATGAGATTTAGTAAGTGCTGTTCGTTCGCATGTGTATAACCGTAATTTCGTTATGGCTAGTGGTATAAAACGTAAAGCGCTAACGATTTCGGACAAactcaacattttgaaaaagtacGATGAAGGATTggctgagaaaaaaaaacaaaaagatatTGCTAATGAACTGGGGATACCTCCTTCCACTTTAAGAactttattgaaaaacagacaTGAAATAGAACAAAGCAGCTTGTTAGGTGGCAGCAaacgacaaaaattaaaacacgggAAGTATGAAgagttggaaaatattttattggagtGGTTTCAACAAGCTCGTAGTTTAAATTATCCAATAAATGGAGGTATAATCACGGAAAAGGCGATGGAGATTGCCGCACGTCTCAACTTAACCGAATTTAGTGGATCGACTGGTTGGCTGGATAGATTTCGGAGTAGGCATAGCATTGTGTACCGGCAAATATCAGGTGAGGCTGAATCtgttaataatgatgatatagcTTCATGGAAAAATAACGTGTTGCCTTCATTACTGCGTGACTATGCTCCTGACGATGTATACAACGCTGATGAATTCGGATTGTTTTTTAAGCTTATGCCAGATaagtcttttgtttttaaaaatgagacATGCCATGGTGGAAAGTTGAGCAAGGAACGTCTCACGGTTTTAGTATGTACAAATTCTACCGGAACCCATAAATTGAAGTTGGTCGTCATTGGAAAAAGTAGGTCTCCTCGCTGTTTCAAAAATGTTCGTACGTTTCCATGTGAATACCTTGCTCAAAGTCGTGCTTGGATGACAGGAATACTATTCATAAACTGGATTCAACAGCTAGATGCATTTTTCGGTAAACAAAAGAGAAAAATTATTCTATTCGTCGACAATTGTCCGGCTCACCCTAAAGATATCCCTACTACCAATATAAAACTTGTTTTCTTTCCACCAAATACTACATCTAAGTTACAACCCCTAGATCAGGGTATCATTAAAGTGATAAAACAAAAGTACCGAAAAAAGTTAGTTCAGCGGTACTTGAGAGACATGGAGAGTACCAACCAAATTTCAACTAAAGTTAACGTTTTGGACTCCATACATTACGTTAGTGCCGCTTGGGATGAAATTAAACCAGATgtaataataaactgttttcGGAAAGCTGCATTTGGTATGTTGAACAACTCTGAACAGGCTGATAGCTCACCTTTAAAAGAAGAGGACTTTCAGCTTCTGCAAAATTTTGCTGATTATGCAACAGTAGATGATGAACTCGTAACCAGTAGCACTCGGACTTTAGATGAAATAATCGCTGATACGAACTTAGTGGACAATGAGAAAGAAGACGACGATCAAGAAGAAGAAGATCAAGACTTTCCAGTATCTACTCCTACAATAACTACTGGTTTGCAACATTTATCGGAAATTCGGAAAGTATTATTCTGTGTTGAAAATTCCGAAGAAATGTTAGGTTgtcttaataaaattgaaaactttcttGCTGAAACACATTGTCAGAACcttaaacaatcaaaaatagatcatttttttaataaacaataataaaatatgtatgtaataataatatttttttaaattaaattcagtagcacaaaaatataagtatgtatgtatatcgtaattataattaatttttaagtgtatttctcattaaattatgtttaataataaaaaaataaactcgatATTTCAACCACATCATTTTGTTTCATTCCCGCATAAGACGCTTTCCCGCATAAGACGTTTTAGAGAGCTGGTCCCTTAAAGAGCGTCTTAAGCgagttttactgtattataatatccatcGAAATCCAAGACATTCATAACCAcggaatcataataatatacagaaaatTACATCTAAGTGTtaatcgtattataattatgtcaACATTCGATTTCGGTATTTTCCATAACTgtctttaattaataaaataaatcacgtTTGATTtcattatgaaaatttatttatattatgttatttattcgatttgtattattgtttacgtTATGTTGGTTCTTCTTTAAATTTTCATTCATTTAGGTTCAAGGTTATTTATTATGCAACCttagttgtatttaatttattatatattattacgttggtacctaaattaatataaacgaatttaattctaaataaagaAATCAGTTtcttagtaaaaatgttttttctataataagttaactaaaataaatagtaactacgatagtaataatatttaaaactgcaaccctaataatgtttaatttattcgttaagaatatatatatatatttattcatagtaTACAATAGCACGACAAAACAACGAAAGGAATTTCcgaggtatacataatatattgttgtaaaacAATCACAATAATTGCTTTTCAGAGTGAATTGTATAAGTGCAATGATAAATTGTATAGCTTATTATTTTCTCGAGTAACAAAATTTGTTCTTATTGCAAAATATCTGCCAGTTAAACTGCATCATTACCGTGAAATCTGTCTGAAACGTGtagttgtattaaattgttgaagagaaaaaaaaaccgtttaatGCGGATTCTtgtttaattcattataaatattttatgttttaatctTTCTGTCAGTACCATAAACCATTTCAATCTTATTCAAAATCCTCGTTTGGCAGGTTTTTGCCCTTTGCCCGTTTAATCCCTCGTAATTCTATTAAACAACTGCAGTACGCGCTAAACCTCAGCAGTATAAGATATCGATATTTGAACTAAATTGAttcaaaacaaacataatatagatatacctaaacgttcattttttttatttcatatagaaatataatcaagttatatatattttccaatgaatcaaaatttgtacattttttttttcactcgacctTTTACTGTCCATAAAAgtattatgctattatattacatttaattgaaTACAATGTTTTTCTTATAATGTTAAAGAATTTTGCAGatgctttatatttatttaacttctgtgcagtaatttaatatatattacttttgTTATTCAGTTCCAACAATATCTAGTTATACCTACCGTAAAAAACCTTTTTGTATTACGTTTTTCACATTCATTTCGTATAATAACTAactaattcattttatttgatacaatataatgaaTAGAACAGAACAAAATACATTAAgggtaaacaatataatattctattttctatttttttttttttatgtttattacatttattaagttcataattgaaataattttgaaacattattcgaaatacataattatacagtACGTATTCAGACATTCGTTCAAAcagacacaatattataatattgaaagtatgaaactatattatactgtacaatgtagtataacaatattataatttaaatgcatgATAATTAAGTAAtgctaaatataatttacaaaatagttGGCACGCGAATAAAACGTAATCAATGTTAATCGTGTACGCAGAGTGGCAGTGCAATTAAATCGccattaataattgataagcgACATTATGTAAATGGATAGCATACGGTTTCTATCAGATATCGATCCAAATAGTTTATGCATGGACGTTTTAAACGAATATTTTCCCCCGAAATTGTTTCATCTCTTATACACATGTTATGACAGGTTTGAATTGTAAATACCGCTAAAGTACGAATGACGTCAAATTGTTCTGCGTATTGAATTCATGTAaagtgtatagtataatattaatataatctataaataaatacagttttaggaaatcaaaatgaaaatggtataatattacataaattgtcgaggttttaaaaaatctagagaGAAATTGAATGGGTGGGTGCGAACCAtctgaaattgtataataatatgtgtatacatttttattatcggtttgtaaacacattataataatatttttgatttattttctatttaatgaacacttataatatttataaccgaagtgagtgaaaaaaaataaatttctaaaaattggcAAACTTAACtgtatttaaagttatataatgtatgtactaaataaattttggttatattatgtgatatttgtaatagtgttattactaattttaagCATACTAACATGGTTTTCGatatgtgtataggtactatacatatatagtgtatacttatatagttatatacgtATGAACACATGTTTATAGAAAATCATATTCTTGTCCACCCACGTCATTTGAACATATTGTGTGGTTAACCAGTATACGACTacaaaatacgtaggtatacgtatattgAGGCTATAATTATCCTTTGTTGGTATTGACTGCGCAGACCTGTAATAATTTGAACATGGTACCACCGATAATGGAACAATTTAACTAAAGTACATTTAATATGTCTACAACGAcggtaaattacaattaatagtgGTACCCCACGGTGTAACAATACGCCAACAGTTTTATGCACTTCGAAAATAATAACTAGACCAATAGAAATTCGACAACAATCAATACTGTTTTCGGGCACGTATGTATCTAATAATTGTTAACACTTTCTACTTACTAGCACATAATCAGCTCACCTGCAGTGCCGCAACAATAGGGGAAGCAGGGTATGCAATGCATTCCCTGGCCAGGTTTTATGTTATGGGGGGGGGGCATCATCAAAAAGGAAAAATtaagcaatttattattaaaaaaaaaaatagaaaatgtacatTCCATATTTCTATAATAGATTGATATTACAATCATACGCCAAATGATGAATAAATATCCGATAAAATTGAGAccactgataactgataatctTTGTTTACATCTACGATGGTAAttcacatttgaaaattaaaaatagatttatttataactctCAACATAGTACACACCAGTGGCGTAAATACCAGGTGGGCAAGGTGGGCAAACGCCACGGGCCTCGGGACCGAAGGGGGCCCCAGCCCAACATACAATACCTACACTATTGCCCATTGGTTATTTCTATATTCGTCATTCGATTcaaaatttcacaaaaatatgtatattattttgatatctgaaaaaaatactaGGAAATACGGACCTTGgtactatatgtaggtatatggttTATacgctaataaataataatatattattggaggCCCGatttgggaaaaaaatattatctaaaacgtATCTCATATCTGGAACTAATGGCTTAATAACTCAAtggctaaaaataaaatgggaaAACAAACTGATAAAGCCAACAACAACAATACTGTTATATCATAGCTTCAGCTCTGTTGCTCTATgtgctacaaattacaatgacaGTATTACACTGATCAGTAAATAGTATAGTGTACACACttaccaatattaaaatttcctTGAAGCTTTGaaagtgttttgttttttatgtttaactgtttaagttataacatggttggtatttttattattattaagtattaaattattattattttctttttatacatGTAGTAGTGACAGTTTATAATAAACGTGCTATACTgctattaaaaacaatactaaaatatcaaaaataattcgcaatataatatctgataaaaaaaaatgtttgagtggataccaaaaacgaaaaaagaagAAGGATATTCAAgagaaaatgtcaaaaataccgAAAATCAACGCATTTTTTTCTACAACTCCTGCTGTTGTTCCTAGAATAGGTAAGTAAAAAATGGTTAGTCTAGGGTGAAACAATGCTAACGCAGTTTCCAAGGCGAAACGCAGCGGAAGCGAATCGACgttggttttttattattattaattattatttttttacccgCCTTGGTCTGTTTTTAAACAAGAAAAACCCTggaaagttaatagttatattaaccACACAAATGGGGCATCAGTTATGAGTGGTGCATATACTGGTGTCCAAAAAAGGATTTCAGATGTCGTACCAAGTGCTTCCTACATTCATTCCACAGCTCATAACCTCAGTTTGGTTATTTCTGATATTGCTAAAAGCTCTCAAAAAGAAGCTTTATTCTTTGATCTTGTACAAGATATATTTCTGTTCTTTAGCAAGAGCGCACCTAGATGGGCATCGTTGGCTTTTGGTGAGAAGACCGCAGATCAAATAagaaataaagtattaaaaaatgtgtgtgcTACTCGATGGGAAGCAAGACACAACGCCGTGTAttcactaaaattaaattttataaatgttttaaaatctttaaccaatatattattaacaagtgACAAAAGTGATGAAAAAAATAGAGCCAaatcactgaaaaaaaaaaatggaatcatTTGAATTTGTTATGTTGATGACCATttgggaaaatattttaaaacctttATCAATTGTATCAAAGGTATTACAATCACCACAAACCAATCTTCACAAGGCATGTGATTTATTGCAAGGAACAATTTtatcaattgaaaaaatgaGAGATGGTTATGATGAAGTCGTTGGGTCAGCAACTGAATTATGCCATAAATGGGGTATATCCACCACAAAACCTGCAACCCGTAgaatatattcaaaacaataCTGTGGAGAAATTCAAGGATGTAGACGATTAGATGTGCCTGAAGAAAAATTTCGTATAGCAATTTTTTATCCTCTCATTGATACAGCTTTATTTCAGTTACGAGATCGATTTAAAGGACTTCATTCCGTTTCaagaaattttgaatttttacttcCACTAAATATAGTTACCATGAAAGAGTCAGAAATAGTTAAATCTTGTTATGATTTCAtatcattttacaataatgatgTGACATCAGATTTAATAAgacaattaatttcattaaaagaatttattaaaaatacaaaaattcaaaCTATTCAAGAATTGTCATCgtttataattgaatatgaTCTTTCATCTCTATTTACAGTCAAATTATCACtgcttgtattatatatttaagtctCCCAGTTACCGTAGCTACGGCCGAAAGGtcattttccaaattaaaacTCCTCAAAAACTATCTTCGGAATTCTATTTCACAAGATAGATTAACTGGCATAAGTATACTTAACATAGGAAAATCAAGGACAAAAGAACTTGATATTGAAAAACTAATACATGACTTTTCAAACATGAAGGCaaggaaaaaaaactttttaaaataaaatatttgtataatacctataatattgtttattttttgttattaaaaatttaaatattatattatttaatattttaataaatgaattgcttttaattaatttgactatTTGACTACTGATAACTGATGTATTGTTGGagatgtgtttaaaaatatgatgaacTTAATATAACCAACATAACTATACTCTTATAGTGcttgaaaagttttaaaaattgggggccatacattttattttgtattagggGTCTGCTAAAGGTTATCTGTGGCACTAACTTTATTTCATTATACTGTTTAGTACAGGTACAGGGGCCCCATAACATTTTTGGCATCAGGGCCCTACAATACCTAGTTGCGGCACTGCTCACCTGGTCTAAAAACTAAATAGGTAATACATCAAAAATCGTGTCTCATTGCACggatatatgtacataatatgacttatattatatttccatcTGCGTAACTTGTGGGGGAGGGGGGCTAAGACTACCTATATGTTTTATGCCTTTATAGTTAAAATCCAGATCtctgtataacaaaaaaaactgcAATGGCTAAAACTGCAATgtgtaagaaaaaataattaataattataaacgatataTGCACgaaatgtattgatattgtcagtgtaccatataatatatgagtttaTAATGTGAAGACAATCAAAACATACATCTGATCGACTATTACCCAAAACAGTTTCAGTAATATggctattacaatatattaaataggtatagaaatattattttttttttaagattatgagtaatgatattttatgaacatcatcatctatatattatatacgtaggtatacagttataaaatatatattattatattcattttattgcttacatttaaattattatatatttttaatgatgagAGGGACGGTTTTACTCTATGgtttattttcaactttaaatttaCAGGAATGTATATATCTGACGACTACTAAACCCGTATGAAGTACACGAGAGGTGGTTTAGGGGCTTTGCCACGAACAgctaattatttaaactttggtTTTCTATAAGACTCTAGCCCATGTaactattgtattattctaGTTACGTCCATGATATTATTTTCGCATTGAATATGACAGTGGTTTGGATTTTGGGTATTGGGAATTATGTGACGATACACTCGAAATGAGTGTGACGGGTGTTTCgttttcttataatatgtt
This genomic interval carries:
- the LOC132938132 gene encoding tigger transposable element-derived protein 4-like, with product MASGIKRKALTISDKLNILKKYDEGLAEKKKQKDIANELGIPPSTLRTLLKNRHEIEQSSLLGGSKRQKLKHGKYEELENILLEWFQQARSLNYPINGGIITEKAMEIAARLNLTEFSGSTGWLDRFRSRHSIVYRQISGEAESVNNDDIASWKNNVLPSLLRDYAPDDVYNADEFGLFFKLMPDKSFVFKNETCHGGKLSKERLTVLVCTNSTGTHKLKLVVIGKSRSPRCFKNVRTFPCEYLAQSRAWMTGILFINWIQQLDAFFGKQKRKIILFVDNCPAHPKDIPTTNIKLVFFPPNTTSKLQPLDQGIIKVIKQKYRKKLVQRYLRDMESTNQISTKVNVLDSIHYVSAAWDEIKPDVIINCFRKAAFGMLNNSEQADSSPLKEEDFQLLQNFADYATVDDELVTSSTRTLDEIIADTNLVDNEKEDDDQEEEDQDFPVSTPTITTGLQHLSEIRKVLFCVENSEEMLGCLNKIENFLAETHSRAHLDGHRWLLVRRPQIK